From a single Shewanella donghaensis genomic region:
- a CDS encoding M16 family metallopeptidase, which translates to MKRNISALLVLLSCWVSSTALATTVEDINTFTLDNGMKIMVLEDSSIPNANMYLFWKVGSRNEVPGITGISHFFEHMMFNGSKKYGPKMFDRTMEAAGGANNAYTTEDITVYTDWFPANAIETMFDLEADRIANLDINPEMVESERGVVQSERTTGLENSNWRTIQEEVKSAAFRAHPYSWSVIGHESDIAAWSLEDLQQYHKTYYAPNNAVVVIAGDVKVAEVKRLAKQYFGVIPAQTPPQAVRTVEPLQKGERRVFVEKASVTTPNIMLAYHVPSTKHADYYALDLLNTIFSEGNSSRLYQGLVDKQVASNVVSYLPMSFDPNLFYFFGVANSGVDAVQLEATMIAEINRIATDGVTQQELEKVKNIKLMNFYRTMQTINGRANTLGRYELYFGSYEKLFSAPDAYNKVTVEDIQRVAQTYLRKANRTVGVLAATEGAD; encoded by the coding sequence ATGAAACGCAACATTAGCGCGTTATTGGTATTACTCAGCTGTTGGGTGAGTTCGACTGCACTCGCCACAACGGTTGAGGATATTAATACTTTTACCTTAGACAATGGTATGAAAATTATGGTGCTAGAAGATAGCAGCATTCCTAATGCCAACATGTACTTATTTTGGAAAGTGGGCTCTCGCAATGAAGTGCCTGGTATTACCGGTATTTCACATTTTTTTGAGCATATGATGTTTAACGGCTCAAAGAAATATGGCCCCAAAATGTTTGACCGCACCATGGAAGCCGCGGGTGGAGCCAATAATGCTTACACCACCGAAGACATTACAGTCTATACCGACTGGTTTCCGGCCAATGCCATAGAAACGATGTTTGATTTAGAAGCGGATCGTATTGCCAATTTAGATATTAATCCTGAAATGGTAGAAAGCGAACGTGGCGTAGTGCAATCAGAACGCACAACAGGTCTTGAAAACTCTAATTGGCGCACTATTCAAGAAGAAGTAAAAAGTGCTGCATTTAGAGCGCACCCTTATAGCTGGTCTGTTATTGGGCATGAGTCAGATATTGCCGCATGGTCATTAGAAGATTTACAGCAATATCATAAGACTTACTATGCACCTAACAACGCCGTTGTCGTTATCGCGGGTGATGTAAAGGTGGCAGAAGTTAAACGTCTAGCTAAGCAATACTTTGGCGTTATTCCTGCACAAACTCCGCCACAAGCAGTGCGCACTGTTGAACCGCTGCAAAAAGGTGAGCGCCGTGTGTTTGTTGAAAAAGCCTCGGTGACCACGCCTAATATCATGTTGGCTTACCATGTACCTTCAACCAAACATGCTGACTACTATGCGTTAGATTTACTGAATACTATTTTTAGTGAAGGTAATAGTTCGCGTCTTTATCAAGGCCTGGTTGATAAACAAGTCGCTTCGAATGTGGTGTCTTACTTACCCATGTCATTTGATCCGAATTTGTTTTACTTCTTTGGTGTGGCTAATTCCGGTGTGGATGCAGTGCAATTAGAAGCGACAATGATTGCTGAAATTAACCGTATTGCCACCGATGGCGTGACTCAGCAAGAACTTGAGAAAGTTAAAAACATCAAATTGATGAATTTCTATCGCACCATGCAAACCATTAATGGCCGTGCTAATACACTGGGTCGTTATGAGTTGTATTTTGGTAGCTATGAAAAGCTATTTAGTGCACCTGATGCTTATAACAAGGTAACGGTTGAAGATATTCAGCGTGTTGCCCAAACCTATTTACGCAAGGCCAATCGCACCGTGGGCGTATTAGCTGCGACAGAAGGAGCTGACTAA